From the genome of Hymenobacter cellulosilyticus, one region includes:
- a CDS encoding polysaccharide biosynthesis C-terminal domain-containing protein → MTLSLKILFVNVLVHAFFAIYSTLLTSTNHEKPVSWLVAGSIGLNVLLNVFLLPRYGAAAAALNTLLCVVFVSGGYLWLVSRRAGVAIPWGTIGRLLLAFGLLCAVFWGLQQLLNQWLLEAVGAGLAFVAILFATGVVRVAELKALRR, encoded by the coding sequence ATGACGCTCAGTCTTAAAATACTGTTTGTCAACGTGTTGGTGCACGCCTTCTTTGCCATTTATAGCACGTTGCTTACCAGCACCAACCACGAAAAGCCGGTGAGCTGGCTTGTGGCCGGCAGCATTGGGCTCAACGTGCTGCTGAACGTATTTCTGCTGCCGCGCTACGGGGCCGCCGCCGCTGCCCTGAACACCTTGCTGTGTGTCGTGTTCGTCTCGGGCGGCTACCTGTGGCTGGTAAGCCGGCGGGCGGGCGTAGCTATTCCCTGGGGCACCATCGGCCGGCTGCTGCTGGCGTTTGGGCTGCTCTGCGCCGTGTTCTGGGGCTTGCAGCAGCTGCTGAACCAGTGGCTGCTGGAAGCGGTAGGAGCGGGGCTGGCCTTCGTGGCTATTCTGTTTGCTACGGGCGTGGTGCGCGTGGCCGAGCTCAAAGCCCTGCGCCGCTAA